The following is a genomic window from Hymenobacter sp. APR13.
AGTTGGCCGGCAAAGCCAAGAGCAAGAAGCTGCAGCCCGCCGAGTGGGAGGGAAGCACCTTTACCATCTCCAACCTGGGCATGTTCGGCATCGACGAGTTCACGGCTATCATCAACCCGCCGGATGCCTGCATCCTGGCCGTGGGTGGCATCAAGCAAACCGCGGTGGTGAAGGATGGTCAGCTGGTTGTCGGCAACATCATGAAAGTGACCTTGAGCTGCGACCACCGCGTGGTGGACGGGGCCACCGGCGCCGCCTTCCTGCAGACGCTCAAGAGCCTGCTCGAAGACCCAATGCGCATGCTCATCTGAGTTGATTAAGCACTTCAATACAAAAGCCAGCTCCGCTTAAGGGCTGGCTTTTTTTGTGGGCTGTGGCAGCAGGTACCAGATCTGGCTGGATGGCTGCCTGACGTAATTGACCACCAAAAGGGCTGAAAATCACTGTAAAAACTCTATACTTACCGAAAAAGGGCGTTGCGCCGGCGGCACCTGATGGTTCAACAATGAAACCCAGATAGCCTGTATGAAACAACAGTTACTCGTTGCTGCGCTCAGCGTGGCCAGCCTTGCCGCGTATGGCCAGGCGCAGACGCTTTCCGGTCAGGTGCTGGATGCCGCTGGCCGGCCCGTTATCGGGGCGACGGTGGTGGAGAAAGGCACCAACAACGGCACCGCCACCGACAATGCCGGCCGCTTCACGCTCTCGTCCAGGGCGGCCAGTCCGCGGCTGGTGATCAGCTCGATTGGCTACACCACGCAGGAAGTGAGCGGCGGTAGCGGTGTAAGCGTGAAGCTGGCCGACGCCTCCACCAGCCTGGGCGCGGTGCAGGTAGTGGGCTCGCGCAGTCAGAACCGCTCCGTCACCGATTCGCCTTCGCCGGTGGACATCATCGATCTGCGGGAAGTGACCACCAAAACCGGCCAGCTCGACGTCAACCAGCTGCTGCAGTTTGTGGCGCCCTCGTTCAACTCCAACCGCCAGACCGGCTCCGACGGCGCCGACCACGTCGACCCGGCCTCGCTGCGCGGCCTGGGCCCCGACCAGACGCTGGTGCTCGTGAACGGCAAGCGCCAGCACCAGTCGGCGCTGGTGAACCTGTTTGGCTCGCGGGGCCGTGGCAACACCGGCACCGACCTGAACGTCATTCCGGCGGCCAGCATCGAGCGGATTGAGATTCTGCGCGACGGCGCGGCGGCCCAGTATGGCTCCGACGCCATTGCCGGCGTGATTAACATCGTGCTGAAAAGCTCCGTGAACGAGCTGACGGCCAGCGCCAACTACGGTGCTTACGAGGCCAAATACCGCCGCGACGACCAGCAGTTCGATGGCGGTAACTTCAACGCCAACGTCAACTACGGGGTGGGTTTGGGCGAGCAGGGGAGCTTTATAAATGCCACCGTCGATTTCAACCAGCGCCAGCACACCCAGCGCGCCAACGTGCCGGTGCCCGATTCCAGCTCACTGGCCCGCCGCGAGTACGGCGACCCGAAGGTGCAGAACGTGTCGGCCTACCTCAACTCCAAGTTCGCCGTGAGCGACCAGACGCACGTGTACGTGTTTGGGGGCGCCAACAAGCGCAAGGGCGACGCCTACGCCTGGACCCGCTTTGCTGAGGACGACCGCAACGTACCATCCATCTACCCCAACGGCTTCGACCCCATCATTACCAGCGACATCGTGGACGTGTCGGCCGTGGCCGGGGTGCGCACCAAGCTGGGCGAGTGGGAGCTGGATCTGAGCAACAACTTCGGCTCCAACCGCTTCGAGTATGGGCTGCGCAACACGCTGAACGCCTCGTTGGGCGCGGCCTCGCCCACCAGCTTCAACGCCGGTGGCTTCCAGCTGCAGCAGAACGTGGTGAGTTTAGGCCTGACGCGCAACTACAAAACCGTGCTGCAGGGCCTGAACGTGGCCGCCGGGGCGGAATTCCGGCGCGAATGGTACTCGCTGTTTGCCGGCGAGGAAGCCTCCTACCGCAACTACGACCCCACCAAATCGGGCGGCTCGCAGGGCTTCCCCGGCTACCAGCCCGCCGACGCCATAAAGGCCGACCGCGACAACGTGGGCGCCTACGTGGATGCCGAGTTGAGCGTGACCCAGCAGTGGCTGCTGGCCGCCGCCCTGCGCTACGAGCACTACACCGACTTCGGCAGCACGCTCAACTACAAAGTATCCACGCGCTACAACCTGACCGAGTTTCTGACCCTGCGCGGCACCTACAGCACCGGCTTCCGGGCCCCGTCGCTGGCCCAGATTAACTTCAACTCCACCTTCACCAACTTCATCAACGGCGACCCGGTGGAGGTGCTGCTGGCCCGCAACAACAGCGCCGTAACGCAGAAGCTGGGTGTGCCGGCCCTGAGGCAGGAAACCTCCAACAGCGCCAACGTGGGCCTTACCAGCCGCCTGGGCTCGTCGCTGAGTCTGACCGTGGATGGCTACTACATCAAGGTGAAAGACCGGGTGGTGCTCACCAGCCAGTTCTCGGCCGACGACCCGGTTATCGGGCCCGACCTGGTGGCGCTGAACGTAGACCAGGCGCAGTTCTTTGCCAACGCCGCCGACACCCGCTCTATTGGTCTGGATGTGGTGCTGAACCACACGGCCACGCTGGGCACCGGCCGCCTCAACTCCACGCTGGCCGCCAACGTCAACAACCTGAAGATTGACCGGGTGCAGACCACCGGCCGCCTGGCCGGCCGCGAAGACGACTTCTTCGGGCCCCGCGAGCAGGCGTTTGTGAAAGCCTCGGCGCCGCCGTCCAAAATCAACCTCACCTTCGACTACCAGTTGGGCCGCTTCAGCACGCTGCTGCGCTTCGTGCGCTTCGACAAGGTGCGGCTCGTGGATTTCGACGGCGCCGACATGAACTACGACGCCCGCATCACCACGGACCTCACGTTCAGCTACGCCCTCACCGACCACCTGCAGCTCTCGGCGGGCAGCACCAACCTGTTCAACCGCTACCCCACGCTCTTCGACCCGCAGCGCACGGAAACCGGCGGCGCCTGGGACCCGGTGCAGATGGGCGCGAACGGGCGGTTTTACTTTGCTAAATTGCAGGCCCGATTCTGATAGGACGTCAGCCCGAAACCAGCTGTCAACCTGACGAAGCAAGGACCTTGTCACGCCTGAACAAGACGGATACCCGTTAGTTGTTCGGGCGTGACAAGGTCCTTGCTTCGTCAGGATGACAAGCGTTTTTCCGGTTCCTGACTTCCGCCAACTACTAACTACCCCATGAAAATCCGTTCTACAACCGTGCTGGGCGTGCGCCACAACGGCCAGGTGGCCCTCGGGGCCGATGGCCAGGCCACCATGGACAAGCACGTGGCCAAGAGCAACGTGCGCAAGGTGCGCAAGCTTCACGACGGCAAGGTGGTCACCGGCTTTGCCGGCTCCACGGCCGATGCGTTTCTGCTGCTCGACCGGTTCGAGGAGAAGCTCGGCAACTACAGCGGCCAGCTGCGCCGCGCGGCCATCGAGCTGGCCAAGGAGTGGCGCAAAGACCAGTACCTGCGCAAGCTGGAAGCCATGATGGTGGTCTGCGACAAGGACGAGCTGCTCATCATTGCCGGCTCCGGCGACGTGCTGGAGCCCGATTCCGACGTGGCCGCCATCGGCTCGGGCGCCATGTACGCCCAGGCCGCGGCCCTAGCCCTCAAGAAGCACGCGCCCCACCTCACCGCCCGCCAGATGGTAGAGGAAGCCCTGCACATCGCCGCCGACATCTGCATCTACACCAACCACAACCTCATGATTGAGGAGCCGGTATAGGTGACTAGTGCCTTTCAACAAGAACGTCATTCCGAGCTTGCGAGGAATCTCGCTTGCTGACTCAGGAATATAATCCAACGTCAGCACGCAAGATGCTTCGGCTGCGCCTCTGCATGACCCGAGAAACACCATAAACCAAGCACTAACATGCAAATCACCAACTTCCTCAAGCACCACTACCGCCACTTCAACGCCGCCGCGCTGATTGATGCCGCCGAGGGCTACAACAAGCACCTGGCCGAGGGCGGTAAGATGATGATAACGCTGGCCGGCGCCATGAGCACCGCCGAAATGGGCATCCAACTGGCCGAGCTCATTCGCCAGGACAAGGTGCAGATCATCAGCTGCACGGGTGCCAACCTGGAGGAGGACATCTTCAACCTGGTAGCCCACGACTTCTACGAGCGGGTGCCCAACTACCGCGACCTGACCCCCGCCGACGAGCAGGCCCTGCTGGAGCGCCACATGAACCGCGTAACCGACACCTGCATTCCCGAGGAAGAAGCCATGCGCCGCCTCGAGCACTCGGTGCTGAAGTTCTGGGAAAAGGCCGACAAAGCCGGTGAGCAGTATTTCCCTCACGAGTTCTTCTACCAGATCCTGAAGTCGGGCGAGCTGGAGCAGTACTACCAGATTGACCCCAAAGACAGCTGGATGCTGGCCGCCGCCGAGAAAAACCTGCCCATCATCTGCCCCGGTTGGGAAGACAGCACGCTGGGTAACATCTTCGCCGGCCACGTTATTTCCGGCGACATCAAGAACGTGCACACCGTGCGCACCGGCATCGAGTACATGATTTACCTGGCCGACTGGTACACCCAGCAGGCTACCGAGGAAAGCAAAGTAGGCTTCTTCCAGATTGGCGGCGGCATTGCCGGCGACTTCCCCATCTGCGTGGTGCCCATGCTGCACCAGGACCTGGGCCGCACCTCGGTGCCGCTGTGGGGCTACTTCTGCCAGATTTCGGACTCCACCACCTCGTACGGTTCGTACTCCGGTGCCGTGCCGAACGAGAAAATCACCTGGGGCAAGCTGGGCCAGGATACGCCCAAGTTCATCATCGAGTCGGACGCTACCATTGTAGCGCCGCTGGTGTTTGCCATGGTGCTGGGCCAGTAATTGCCGCTACGGCACTGTTGCACCGGTTGTCGTTCAGCGGGGCGCGAGCTACCCAGTTCGCGCCACCGTCCGGCCACTGCCGACCATAAATGAAAAGCCCGCCGCTGAGCTTCAGCGGCGGGCTTTTCTGTGTGGGCTTCTCTGTGCGGGCCCTGCAAGCGGCGGCGCCTACTGCGGCCGGTCCACGGGCGGTGCGGCGTTGCGCTGCTGCTCCTGTTTGGCTTTGGCCTGCTGCTGCACTGATTGTTTGATGCTGGACCAGTTGGAGGTAAACATCGCTACCATCATCACCACCATCACCATTCCGTAGCCCAGCATAAAGGTCAGGAAGCCGCGCCAGAGGCGGCCCAGCCAGCCCAGGGTGGTATGATTGAGCAGGTTGCCATAGGCCCACGAGGCGTAGCCAGTCACCAGCAGCAGCGCGTAGAGGCTGAACGACTGAATCTGGGGCGTGCCGCTGTAGGCGTACGTGACGGGCAGTAACAATAGCGTAAGGAAGTTATTGATGGCCGTGATGAACGAGGCAATGATGAGGCACTCGGCGTAGTTGTAGCCGCCGCGCCGCAAACACAGGCGGGCCGCCAGCGCCCAGGCCGGCACCATGGCCACGTAAAACCAGCTCAGGTACTTCATGAAGAAGGTAGTGGACGAGGCCTGCATCTGATACACGGCCTCGGGCATGGCCGGGTCGCGGGGCGGCATCATGTCGATGTGCAGCGCTGCGTACAGCAGCGCGTAGAGGCCGGTGATGAAAAACAGCAGCGACAGGGGCCGGAAGTGGTCGACGCGCTTGCCGGCCAGGTACTCGCGGATGGTAGGGCCCGGCCGGCGAACCATGGTGCGCAGCGTGTACAGAATGCCCTTATCAACGTGCCAGATGCTGTGCAGCACGTCGTGGGGCATGTCGGCCATCGTGAACCGGTGGGTGTGGTGGGCGTCCTGCCCGCAGCGCCCGCAGAACCGGTCGGGTACGGGGTGGCCGCAGTTCAGGCAGGCCGAAGAGGTGTGCGCCGCTTCTGAAGGATGGGACTGGTGCGCGGCAACAGGTGCAGAAACCAAGGAGACGGAGGACATACTGTGGAAGGCTGGATGCAGCAGGATGTAGGATTGAAGAATTAATAATACTAAATACTGCATAAAAAAGCCCGCTGCTGATAGCCAGCGGCGGACTTTTTATTTTTATGACTGGCTCGGAATATGGATGGTGAAGCTGAAATCGTACTCCCGTCTCAACTCGCCTAAGTGGGTTAGAAGGCTATCGGCTTTAACTCGTATTTCTTGCCATGCCACAGCTGAACTGATGGAGTCCCAGTGCCAGGCCTCCGGTGGCAGAGCAAGCACGCGGCTCTTGAGCGTAAGCAATTCATCCTTCAACAATTCGCTCACTTTACCGGTCGTGAAAACTTCTTCAAAAGCCGGATACCGGAAGGCATAATCAAACTCAGCTTCCAACTCAAAAACGGGGTCAAACGTGGGCCCAGCGAGTTTCGCCAGATAATCCGGTGAGGCGGCCAGCAGCACCAGCGAATTGTAGAGACAAGAATAGTAATAGGCGGCCTGGGTTTCATGCTGGGTATGCATACGGGCTAATGTTAGGCCATTTCAACCTCCCGCACCGCTTGCGGCAGGCCCACAGCCTCAAACGCCTGGCTCAGGTCCAGCATCAGGTCCCGCGGGTCCTCCACGCCGATGCTGAGGCGAATCATCCGGGGAGAGATGCCCATTTCGTGCTGCTCGGCGGGCGTGATGTCGGAGTGGGTCATGGTGGCGGGGTGCTCCGCCAGGCTTTCGGTGCCGCCCAGGCTCACGGCCAGCTTGATGAGGCGCAGCGCGTTGAGGAAGCGGAAGGCCTCCGCCTCGCCGCCCCGGATGTCAAACGAAATCATGGAGCCCGGCGCGAGGCAGTGGCGCTGGTAGATATCCTGCTGCACGGGGCAGTGCTCCAGGTGAGTAAGGTAGTAAGTGCGGGCCACCAGCGGGTGCTCCCGCAGCCAGTCGGCAATGAGCTGGGCGGAGGTGGCGGCGCGCTCCATGCGCAGCTTCAGGGTTTCGAGGCTGCGCATCAGCATCCAGCCGGTGTTAGGGTCGCACATGGTGCCCATAAAGGTGCGCATGGCCTTGATTTCCTTCATGAGGGCGCGGCTGCTGAGGGCGGCGCCGGCAATGAGGTCGGAGTGGCCGCCCAGAAACTTGGTGGCCGAGTACAGCACCACATCGGCTCCATGCTTAAGCGGGTGCTGGAACACCGGGCCGAGGAAGGTATTGTCTACTACCAGACGCACGGGTTTTTCGGCGGTGCTGTGGCGGCGGGCCAGGGCGGCGCAGGCTTCCAGGTCTACGAGGTGGTTGGTGGGGTTGGCGGGCGTTTCCACAAACAACATGGCCAGGCGGCCGGGCGCAATACCAGCGGCCAAAGCCTCCATTTCCTGGGGCGTGGCGGTGGGTCGGAAGCCCACGGCCTCGATGCCGAACTTGCGCAGCACGTTTTTCAGGAAGAAGTCGGAGCCGCCGTACACGGGCTCGGAGTGCAGCACCACGTCGCCGGGCTGCAGCAGCGCCAGCAGGGTGGTGCTGATGGCGGCCATGCCCGAGGCGAAGGACGCGGCTTCCTCGGCTTCGTCCCAAAGACAGAGGCGGTGCTCCAGAATTTCCAGGCTGGGGTTGTTGAGGCGGGAATAAATCAGGCCCATTTCCTCGTCGGGGCGCTGCTGGCGCAGGCCGTAGGCCAGCTCGAAGAAGGCCTTGCCTTCCTCGGCGTTCCGGAACACGAAAGTGGAGGTCTGGAAAATGGGCGGCTTGATGGCGCCTTCGCTCCAGGCTGGCGTGTAGCCGTAGCTCATCATCAGGCTTTCGGGGTTCAGGCGCTGCCCGTTGATGCAGGCATGGTCGGCGGGGTTTGTCATGGGGTGGGTGGGAATGAGGGTGGGAAAAGTTCGGAGGCCTGAAGGTAGGATTTCCTGCCAAGGCCACCATTGGGGGCAGGCCCGGCCACAAAAAAGGCCCGCCGCTGAACATCAGCGGCGGGCCTGGCAGAAGCAGCGGGTTGCGGCGGCTACTTCTTGGTCACGCGCACGTCCACGCGGCGGTTCTGGGCGCGGCCCTCGGGCGTGTCGTTGGAGGCAATGGGATGCTCGATGCCGTAGCCCTCCGCCGACACCCGGCCGGGGTCGATGCCGTTGTTCATTACGGCTTTGCGGGCGGCGTTGGCACGGTCGGCGCTGAGCAGCAGGTTGGCTTCGGCCTGGCCCTGGTTGTCGGTGTAGCCGCCCAGCTTCACGGCAGCGTTGGGGAAGGCTTTCAGGATGGCGGCCAGGTTCTTCAGTTGCGCCTGCGACTCGGCCGTGAGCGTCGATTTGCCGGTGTTGAAGTACACCCGTTCCAAGCTCATCCAGCCCTGAGTTTTGTCGTCGCTCACGGACTGGCCGCTGTCGTTCAGGAAATTGAACAGCCGGGCTTCCACCGAAGTGCTGCCCACGTTCAGGCGGGTGCCGTCGGGCAGGGCCAGGTCGGTGGTGGTGCCGGTGTCGTAGATGTAGTTGCCGCTGGCCGCGTCGTAGCGGCCGGTAGGCGCAGCGGCGGCGGGAGCGGCCACCATTTGCGTGGTGTCGGGTGGGGCGGCCACAGGATCGGTGGCGGCCGTATCGGGCGTCTTGTTGCAGCCGCGCATAAAGTAGAACAGGGCTCCCAAACCTAGCAGCAGCAAAATCAGCCAGGGCCAGCGGCTGGGCGAGGTGGCGGCAGTTTCCACCTCACGGGCGGTGCTGCGCATTGTGTCGGCGGTGCGCTCGGCGGTGTTATGCACCGCGGCGCCTACGTTTTGCGCCGCCGAGCCCAAGCCGGTGGCCGCGGCTCCTGCTCCCAGGCCCAGGCCGGAAAGCATGCCCCCCAGGCCGCCGGGCAGGCTTCCGAGGGCCCCCATGATGCTGCCGCGCTGGCCATTCAGATACGAGCCAAAGCCGGCCGCATCCAGGTTGTTGGTGGCGGCGTGGCGGCCCAGCAGCCCCAGCACCACGGGCACGGCCATGTTCAGCAGGCTGCTCACGGTAGAGGTGCGCACCCCGGCCTGCTGGCTCACGCCTTCCACGGCCGGCGCATAGTTGCTGCCCAGCACAGAGCGCAGCAGCTCACTGCCCTGGTTGAGCAGACTGCCATCGGTGGCCGGGGCGGTGGTGCTGCCACTGTTCAGTCCGCCCAGCAGGCTGCCCAGGTTGCCCAAGATACCGTTGGAGTGCGCCTGCCGAGCCATGCCAAACAGCGCCTCGCTGCCGCCCGGCTGCTGTGAGCGGGCAAACAGGCTGCCCAGCACCATGGGCACCACGCTACGCAGGGCCGTGCCAATGCCGCTTTCACTTTCGCCCAGCGCCGTGCTGGTCTGGCGCACGGTGTCGCCGGCGAAGTAGTCCTGAACGAGTTCCAGAAGATTTTGGCTCATAGGGAATAGGGGAGAAGGGTGAGGCAAGCGGCCGTTGACCAACGGCTTAGGTCAAGGTATAATTTTTATTATATAATTATTAGATATGCAGCATGTATGCTGAAGCATTGCTAGTTGGGTAATAGCGAAATTGAATAATAAAAAGTCATAGAGTTACCGGCCGGCTGCTGGTGACGCGGGGCAGCCGGCCCGGCCGTAACTGCTACCTTTGGCCTGCTTCCTCACCCAGGCCCCTTCGCCATGCCCCTCGACCCCGCCACCTACCTGCTGCACACCGCCGCCGCCGAAAAGACGACCGTCTACGTCCACCTCGACGAGGATACAGTTGAGGCGTACGAGGCGCTGCTTATTGCCCAGACCCGCCACCAGAAGCTGTTCATTACGGTAGAGCCGTAGCGGCGCTATCTGGCCCACACCCAGGTGCCAGGCGAGGACGAGCCCGAAATTGAGTTCCTCACCGACTACGAAGAGGTGGAGGCGCTGCTGGAAGATGCCGGCCTCGACGGAATGCACGACGGCGAGCAGGGTATTCTCTACCACAACCTACTGTTCCTGCTCATGAACCCCTAAGCCGCCGGGGCTGCCCATATCACGCAAAACGGCCCGCCTATCCTGAGGATAAGCGGGCCGTTTGGTGAGCCAGAGCGGCTAGAAGCGGAACAGCGGGCGGGCCGGGTTCCAGATGCCCCACGGAATCATGAGCAGCACCAGCAGCAGCGCAATTGTAAACCAGATGAAGGCCTTCTTGTGCTTGAGCACCGGGTCGGTGGCTTTCTTGGAAAGCGTGCGGCCCACCTGGGCGGCCACCACGGCCAGCACCATCGTCACGAGGTGCTCCACGGCCCAGAAGCGGCCGGTGGGGTCCTTCATCACGGCGCCGCCGGCCGTTTCAAAGGCCTTCACGCCGAACGGGCTCAGGCCGAAGTACAGAATCAGGCCCAGCAGCAGTTGCAGGTGCATGGAGCCCACGAAGGAAGCGCCCATGCCGTTATCGGCGCCCAAGAAAGGCTTGCGGCCCTGCCATCCCGCAAAAGCGCGGAAAATGGCAATCAGCCCGAAAATAAGCACGAGCCAGCGGCTCCAGGAATGCAGGACAAGTACGGTTTGGTACATGAGCGAAGGTCAGTAGGTGAATTGGTAAGGGCAAA
Proteins encoded in this region:
- a CDS encoding TonB-dependent receptor — translated: MKQQLLVAALSVASLAAYGQAQTLSGQVLDAAGRPVIGATVVEKGTNNGTATDNAGRFTLSSRAASPRLVISSIGYTTQEVSGGSGVSVKLADASTSLGAVQVVGSRSQNRSVTDSPSPVDIIDLREVTTKTGQLDVNQLLQFVAPSFNSNRQTGSDGADHVDPASLRGLGPDQTLVLVNGKRQHQSALVNLFGSRGRGNTGTDLNVIPAASIERIEILRDGAAAQYGSDAIAGVINIVLKSSVNELTASANYGAYEAKYRRDDQQFDGGNFNANVNYGVGLGEQGSFINATVDFNQRQHTQRANVPVPDSSSLARREYGDPKVQNVSAYLNSKFAVSDQTHVYVFGGANKRKGDAYAWTRFAEDDRNVPSIYPNGFDPIITSDIVDVSAVAGVRTKLGEWELDLSNNFGSNRFEYGLRNTLNASLGAASPTSFNAGGFQLQQNVVSLGLTRNYKTVLQGLNVAAGAEFRREWYSLFAGEEASYRNYDPTKSGGSQGFPGYQPADAIKADRDNVGAYVDAELSVTQQWLLAAALRYEHYTDFGSTLNYKVSTRYNLTEFLTLRGTYSTGFRAPSLAQINFNSTFTNFINGDPVEVLLARNNSAVTQKLGVPALRQETSNSANVGLTSRLGSSLSLTVDGYYIKVKDRVVLTSQFSADDPVIGPDLVALNVDQAQFFANAADTRSIGLDVVLNHTATLGTGRLNSTLAANVNNLKIDRVQTTGRLAGREDDFFGPREQAFVKASAPPSKINLTFDYQLGRFSTLLRFVRFDKVRLVDFDGADMNYDARITTDLTFSYALTDHLQLSAGSTNLFNRYPTLFDPQRTETGGAWDPVQMGANGRFYFAKLQARF
- a CDS encoding OmpA family protein — its product is MSQNLLELVQDYFAGDTVRQTSTALGESESGIGTALRSVVPMVLGSLFARSQQPGGSEALFGMARQAHSNGILGNLGSLLGGLNSGSTTAPATDGSLLNQGSELLRSVLGSNYAPAVEGVSQQAGVRTSTVSSLLNMAVPVVLGLLGRHAATNNLDAAGFGSYLNGQRGSIMGALGSLPGGLGGMLSGLGLGAGAAATGLGSAAQNVGAAVHNTAERTADTMRSTAREVETAATSPSRWPWLILLLLGLGALFYFMRGCNKTPDTAATDPVAAPPDTTQMVAAPAAAAPTGRYDAASGNYIYDTGTTTDLALPDGTRLNVGSTSVEARLFNFLNDSGQSVSDDKTQGWMSLERVYFNTGKSTLTAESQAQLKNLAAILKAFPNAAVKLGGYTDNQGQAEANLLLSADRANAARKAVMNNGIDPGRVSAEGYGIEHPIASNDTPEGRAQNRRVDVRVTKK
- a CDS encoding deoxyhypusine synthase family protein, with the translated sequence MQITNFLKHHYRHFNAAALIDAAEGYNKHLAEGGKMMITLAGAMSTAEMGIQLAELIRQDKVQIISCTGANLEEDIFNLVAHDFYERVPNYRDLTPADEQALLERHMNRVTDTCIPEEEAMRRLEHSVLKFWEKADKAGEQYFPHEFFYQILKSGELEQYYQIDPKDSWMLAAAEKNLPIICPGWEDSTLGNIFAGHVISGDIKNVHTVRTGIEYMIYLADWYTQQATEESKVGFFQIGGGIAGDFPICVVPMLHQDLGRTSVPLWGYFCQISDSTTSYGSYSGAVPNEKITWGKLGQDTPKFIIESDATIVAPLVFAMVLGQ
- the hslV gene encoding ATP-dependent protease subunit HslV — translated: MKIRSTTVLGVRHNGQVALGADGQATMDKHVAKSNVRKVRKLHDGKVVTGFAGSTADAFLLLDRFEEKLGNYSGQLRRAAIELAKEWRKDQYLRKLEAMMVVCDKDELLIIAGSGDVLEPDSDVAAIGSGAMYAQAAALALKKHAPHLTARQMVEEALHIAADICIYTNHNLMIEEPV
- a CDS encoding cystathionine gamma-synthase family protein; the encoded protein is MTNPADHACINGQRLNPESLMMSYGYTPAWSEGAIKPPIFQTSTFVFRNAEEGKAFFELAYGLRQQRPDEEMGLIYSRLNNPSLEILEHRLCLWDEAEEAASFASGMAAISTTLLALLQPGDVVLHSEPVYGGSDFFLKNVLRKFGIEAVGFRPTATPQEMEALAAGIAPGRLAMLFVETPANPTNHLVDLEACAALARRHSTAEKPVRLVVDNTFLGPVFQHPLKHGADVVLYSATKFLGGHSDLIAGAALSSRALMKEIKAMRTFMGTMCDPNTGWMLMRSLETLKLRMERAATSAQLIADWLREHPLVARTYYLTHLEHCPVQQDIYQRHCLAPGSMISFDIRGGEAEAFRFLNALRLIKLAVSLGGTESLAEHPATMTHSDITPAEQHEMGISPRMIRLSIGVEDPRDLMLDLSQAFEAVGLPQAVREVEMA
- a CDS encoding DUF3667 domain-containing protein → MSSVSLVSAPVAAHQSHPSEAAHTSSACLNCGHPVPDRFCGRCGQDAHHTHRFTMADMPHDVLHSIWHVDKGILYTLRTMVRRPGPTIREYLAGKRVDHFRPLSLLFFITGLYALLYAALHIDMMPPRDPAMPEAVYQMQASSTTFFMKYLSWFYVAMVPAWALAARLCLRRGGYNYAECLIIASFITAINNFLTLLLLPVTYAYSGTPQIQSFSLYALLLVTGYASWAYGNLLNHTTLGWLGRLWRGFLTFMLGYGMVMVVMMVAMFTSNWSSIKQSVQQQAKAKQEQQRNAAPPVDRPQ